One part of the Tunicatimonas pelagia genome encodes these proteins:
- a CDS encoding oxygenase MpaB family protein has translation MSKITLYNDQFLDEMRLRTDPIADEAVADLMRNKQAKQYHSIIQSLTVNNYQLPTGLPDSVVYFLETTRQLPEWVDFKLMQRGQQFLEKHISDLLLMLGLLSLPFDYASADGAQVLYRSERLRKNPAKRLAETGQYVLDVGEKNGFSPQGKAICSAQKVRLVHATIRYHIQQKNDWNEAWGQPVNQEDMAGTNLSFSVLPIRGLRKIGIEVSQEEAHAYIHLWNVANYTMGVDEPLLPDTTKEAFWLLKKISERQHAPSKAGQELTKSLLTVVPNNTAFDGKEIAARYMRFLLGDTIADILDLPSTSLPDAWLAAPLLGFVQFRQLLGNRAQQYYAVRQQLKQQLKQSKGEPFKLPSTLNTLH, from the coding sequence ATGAGTAAGATTACTTTATATAACGATCAGTTTTTAGATGAGATGCGTTTACGTACTGACCCCATTGCTGATGAGGCAGTAGCGGATCTTATGCGTAATAAGCAGGCCAAGCAGTACCACAGTATCATCCAATCTCTCACAGTTAATAATTACCAACTACCCACTGGACTCCCTGATTCGGTAGTGTATTTTCTGGAAACTACGCGGCAGCTTCCGGAGTGGGTCGATTTCAAGCTCATGCAGCGGGGACAGCAGTTTTTGGAGAAGCATATTTCTGATTTACTGCTAATGCTGGGGCTGCTCTCGCTACCGTTCGATTATGCCTCTGCTGATGGGGCACAAGTGCTCTATCGGTCGGAGCGGCTTCGTAAGAATCCGGCGAAGCGTTTGGCTGAAACTGGGCAGTATGTGCTGGACGTAGGGGAAAAAAATGGGTTCAGCCCGCAGGGAAAAGCTATATGTAGTGCTCAGAAGGTTCGCCTAGTCCATGCGACTATCCGCTACCACATTCAGCAAAAAAACGATTGGAATGAAGCCTGGGGTCAACCAGTTAATCAGGAAGATATGGCGGGAACTAACCTGTCATTTTCGGTGCTGCCCATTCGCGGGTTACGAAAAATCGGAATAGAAGTGTCGCAAGAAGAAGCTCACGCTTATATCCACTTATGGAATGTGGCAAATTATACGATGGGAGTAGATGAACCGCTACTGCCTGATACTACTAAAGAGGCTTTCTGGCTACTGAAAAAGATTTCGGAACGTCAGCACGCGCCCAGCAAAGCTGGACAAGAATTGACCAAATCGTTGTTAACCGTAGTACCTAACAATACTGCCTTTGACGGGAAGGAAATTGCAGCTCGTTACATGCGCTTCCTGTTGGGTGATACCATTGCTGATATTCTTGACCTGCCCTCAACATCACTACCGGATGCTTGGTTGGCAGCTCCACTATTAGGGTTCGTACAGTTCCGACAACTTTTGGGTAATCGGGCGCAACAGTACTACGCCGTTCGTCAACAACTGAAGCAACAGCTAAAGCAGTCGAAAGGAGAACCTTTTAAGCTACCTTCTACATTAAACACTCTTCATTAA
- a CDS encoding sugar phosphate isomerase/epimerase family protein, whose amino-acid sequence MQEFTTRRDFLKQASFLAATSVLPINSVFHTTDGFIDQLGLQLYTVRDVLVEKPQETMQAIRNAGYQQVELFDGQLLPQLHSVLKSLGIAINSTHFLSPLLTGNWELLEATGVRRPPANYTLQVAIDQAAEYEVSYFIFPFLYPGERGGIDAYKTLAEQLNQTGELCKKVGIQLGYHNHSFELQPMDGSSPMEVLMSETDPALVCFELDVFWVSVAGHNPAEYIRKYANRIELLHLKDKKENAPQTYRAITMPPESFQPVGSGVLNFTEILQAAQEAQIKHVFVEQDASDNPLGDIKKSSEYLRSLK is encoded by the coding sequence ATGCAAGAGTTTACCACCCGACGAGATTTTTTAAAACAAGCAAGTTTTCTGGCAGCTACCTCGGTACTGCCAATCAACAGTGTATTTCACACCACTGATGGTTTTATTGACCAACTGGGGTTACAGTTATATACAGTTCGGGATGTGCTGGTAGAAAAACCTCAGGAAACAATGCAAGCTATTCGGAACGCGGGCTATCAACAGGTAGAACTGTTTGATGGTCAATTGCTTCCTCAGCTACACTCGGTATTGAAAAGCTTGGGGATCGCCATCAATAGTACTCATTTTTTGTCTCCGCTATTAACCGGAAACTGGGAGCTTTTAGAAGCCACTGGAGTACGCCGTCCTCCCGCTAACTACACGCTACAGGTGGCAATAGATCAAGCGGCTGAATATGAGGTGTCTTATTTTATTTTCCCGTTTCTTTATCCGGGAGAGCGCGGTGGAATAGACGCTTACAAAACACTGGCTGAGCAGCTAAACCAAACTGGTGAGCTTTGTAAGAAAGTAGGTATTCAGTTAGGGTACCATAACCATTCGTTTGAACTCCAACCGATGGACGGTAGCTCGCCCATGGAAGTACTGATGTCAGAAACCGATCCTGCACTAGTCTGCTTTGAGCTAGACGTATTTTGGGTATCGGTAGCTGGGCACAATCCGGCTGAGTATATTCGGAAATATGCTAACCGCATTGAATTGCTGCACTTAAAAGACAAAAAAGAGAATGCCCCTCAAACGTACCGGGCCATTACTATGCCCCCCGAAAGTTTCCAACCAGTAGGTAGCGGAGTGCTCAATTTTACAGAAATTCTTCAAGCTGCTCAGGAAGCCCAGATAAAGCATGTGTTTGTAGAGCAAGATGCTTCCGATAATCCGTTAGGCGACATCAAGAAAAGCAGCGAGTACCTGCGAAGTTTGAAATAG
- a CDS encoding outer membrane beta-barrel protein produces MSRVLLIFWGIIVLSETKAQILTGPIVGGQATVAGYGSQYDGVDFQQDLSFNYLGGWSYAYEISDHLAFYSELVYSRKGKVQRYNSTSTRIVENQTYSHFLDAPILLRITGPIGRSKARWFINAGPQISYWLGGRGTVTAYEFFGSDQLTQIDYTVRFSEDEPAEGVLAVDGANRLQFSLAAGGGFSIPVNRSGHEVVINLRYVSGTTFMGGNESFEIGTTEIEEYLGYKHNALQVLTAYVIPIDIFGMRRGKSSRKVKHKK; encoded by the coding sequence GTGAGCAGGGTTTTACTGATATTTTGGGGCATAATAGTTCTTTCTGAGACAAAAGCACAAATTCTTACGGGACCAATTGTAGGAGGGCAAGCAACGGTGGCTGGTTACGGTTCACAGTACGATGGGGTGGATTTTCAGCAAGATTTATCATTCAACTATTTAGGTGGCTGGAGTTACGCCTACGAAATAAGCGATCATCTAGCGTTTTACAGTGAATTAGTGTATAGTCGGAAAGGAAAAGTACAGCGTTACAACTCAACCTCCACTCGGATAGTAGAAAATCAGACGTACTCTCATTTTCTGGACGCACCTATTTTGTTACGCATTACTGGGCCTATTGGGCGAAGCAAAGCTCGTTGGTTTATTAATGCCGGGCCGCAAATAAGTTACTGGCTAGGGGGGCGGGGAACAGTGACGGCTTATGAATTTTTTGGCAGTGATCAGCTGACTCAAATAGATTACACAGTTCGTTTTTCGGAAGACGAACCTGCCGAAGGGGTATTGGCAGTAGATGGTGCCAATCGGCTCCAGTTCAGTTTGGCTGCCGGAGGCGGGTTTAGTATTCCGGTAAACCGATCGGGGCACGAAGTAGTAATTAATTTGCGTTACGTATCGGGTACTACATTTATGGGGGGTAACGAAAGTTTTGAAATTGGAACTACCGAGATAGAGGAGTATTTGGGGTATAAGCACAATGCGCTACAGGTCTTAACCGCTTACGTAATACCTATTGATATTTTCGGTATGCGAAGGGGTAAATCTTCTCGTAAAGTGAAGCACAAAAAATAA
- a CDS encoding sensor histidine kinase, translated as MLTNVLRGVLENSIKFRKTSTNDTVIKVSVRTYKEGIKIKVKDNGLGMDRTMQQRAFDMFYRGHGHVKGSGLGLYIAKNAIEKIGGEITLKSQPFLGTEVSIYVPDEASQNPTVE; from the coding sequence ATGCTCACTAACGTTTTAAGAGGTGTGCTAGAAAACAGTATTAAGTTTAGAAAGACTAGCACCAACGATACAGTTATCAAGGTCTCCGTTCGTACTTATAAAGAAGGGATCAAAATCAAGGTAAAAGACAACGGTCTAGGCATGGATCGTACTATGCAACAGCGAGCATTTGACATGTTTTACCGAGGACACGGCCACGTTAAGGGAAGTGGTTTAGGGCTTTATATTGCGAAGAATGCGATTGAAAAAATAGGGGGAGAAATTACCTTGAAGAGCCAGCCGTTCTTGGGTACTGAAGTGAGTATTTATGTGCCCGACGAAGCTTCTCAAAACCCTACTGTAGAATAA
- a CDS encoding PorP/SprF family type IX secretion system membrane protein, producing the protein MLKRITFSFALLLLLITECFGQQSTLYSQYVFNRLAINPAYAGSQDQLQITTLHRRQWDNFEGAPVTNTIIAHKAIKDKKVGIGLIASDDRIGIHSDQRMYVSYAYKIKMMHGTLAMGLQAGFSRLQSDFSKLNLKTADAVATGFRNSFNPNFGTGLYYSNSNFFAGLSIPYLLNSTLADGAELGSFSQERRYYFLTAGRVFTLNPLVKVLPSVLVRVQEGNATSAEVGANLILNDILTVGASYRSEDALIGIMKLEISKNISAGYSYDHTLSDIGAYSNGSHEFMLSYRIPYSKKCHTYF; encoded by the coding sequence TTGCTTAAGAGAATAACCTTTTCTTTTGCCTTGCTTCTTTTGCTGATTACCGAATGTTTCGGTCAGCAAAGTACGCTGTATTCTCAGTATGTTTTCAATCGCTTGGCTATTAATCCGGCGTATGCGGGTAGTCAAGATCAATTACAGATTACGACCTTACATCGTCGTCAGTGGGATAACTTTGAGGGAGCACCAGTCACCAATACTATAATTGCTCATAAGGCTATCAAGGATAAAAAAGTCGGTATTGGGCTTATTGCTTCAGATGATAGGATCGGTATTCACAGCGATCAGCGAATGTACGTATCGTATGCTTACAAAATTAAAATGATGCACGGAACACTGGCTATGGGCTTGCAGGCAGGTTTTAGCCGATTGCAATCCGACTTCTCTAAATTAAACCTAAAAACAGCGGATGCAGTGGCTACTGGCTTTCGTAATTCATTCAACCCCAACTTCGGAACGGGGTTATACTACTCAAATTCCAACTTCTTTGCTGGCTTATCTATCCCCTATCTTCTGAATAGTACTTTGGCCGATGGGGCAGAATTAGGTTCATTCAGTCAGGAAAGGCGCTATTACTTTCTGACTGCGGGTCGGGTGTTCACCTTAAATCCACTAGTAAAAGTACTTCCTTCCGTTTTGGTGCGAGTGCAAGAAGGAAATGCTACCTCAGCCGAGGTGGGGGCTAACTTGATTCTTAATGACATTCTAACGGTAGGTGCCTCGTACCGTAGTGAAGATGCCCTGATCGGTATTATGAAATTAGAGATTAGTAAAAATATTAGTGCGGGTTATAGTTACGACCATACCCTATCAGATATCGGAGCGTACTCCAATGGTTCTCATGAGTTTATGTTGAGCTATCGTATTCCTTACAGCAAGAAATGCCATACTTACTTCTAG